One window of Alkaliphilus metalliredigens QYMF genomic DNA carries:
- the istB gene encoding IS21-like element helper ATPase IstB, with product MEKLESIKDHAKKLKLNYLNTNADSIVENADINNISYQNLLLSILENEVDLREKKAQERRVKAAGFPVLKTIEEFDLTFQRSITQRQINSLIEMDWIDRMYNLILLGPPGVGKSHLCIALGYKAVEMGYKVSFTTMDNLMHCLKTQEISRKSKGKINNVLSSSLLIIDELGYLPISREEANLFFQLISALHEQTSLIITSNKGLEDWTELLGDPALTTAVLDRITYRCELFNMTGKSYRLEHRESLF from the coding sequence ATGGAAAAATTAGAATCAATAAAGGATCACGCTAAAAAACTCAAATTGAACTACTTAAATACCAATGCAGATTCCATCGTTGAAAATGCTGACATAAACAACATTTCATATCAGAATCTTTTACTGTCAATATTAGAAAACGAAGTCGATCTCAGAGAGAAAAAGGCCCAGGAACGCAGAGTTAAGGCTGCAGGCTTTCCGGTACTTAAGACAATAGAAGAGTTCGATCTAACCTTTCAAAGATCGATTACCCAAAGACAAATCAATAGTCTTATTGAGATGGACTGGATAGATAGAATGTATAATCTAATACTTTTAGGCCCTCCAGGGGTAGGTAAAAGCCACTTGTGTATTGCATTAGGGTACAAGGCTGTAGAGATGGGCTACAAGGTTAGCTTCACCACCATGGACAATCTGATGCACTGTTTAAAAACACAGGAGATATCAAGAAAAAGCAAAGGGAAAATCAACAATGTTTTATCTTCTAGTCTTCTGATCATCGATGAGCTAGGTTACCTCCCCATATCAAGAGAAGAAGCGAACTTGTTTTTCCAATTAATATCAGCCCTTCATGAACAAACATCGTTAATTATTACCTCCAACAAAGGGCTTGAAGATTGGACCGAGTTATTAGGGGACCCCGCTTTAACCACGGCAGTGTTAGATAGAATCACTTACAGATGTGAGCTATTTAATATGACAGGTAAGAGCTATAGATTAGAACATCGAGAATCATTGTTTTAA
- the istA gene encoding IS21 family transposase produces MKEWNMFAEIQGYKSKGLNKSQVARRLEIDYKTVHKYWDMTPDEFASLRQRTESRERKVDKYKDEVLAWIREHRDLSSAQIYDWLEEKYHVLDFKDRTLRLYVNHLREEHKLPKVVSARQFEEVDELPMGYQAQVDLGQIWLDKPDKTRIKVYCFGMVLSHSRHKYIYWIDKPFTTQTFIEAHNKAFEYFGGMPKEVVYDQDRVLVVSENHGDIIYTEGFQNYINSLKFKVYLCRGYDPQSKGKIEAVVKYAKYNFAKNRTFVDIDSFNDDSLKWLERRGNKKVHETTKKVPAEVFALEKEHLKPIPTLFVNTTNTNSLTYLVRKNNTVFYKQNRYQVPTGTYSPGKEVKLIIKKDTMEIKNQDTEQLIIEHKISQDKGKLVKIEHYDRNESKHCTSHEIYNKVLKSLDHTEKANEFVDVLKIEKPRHFKDQFALIMNTVKNQDKSIVQRALSYCIERKLFSAGLLKDAIQYLKLEENRQLNKKYFKADITTPSKYQDLKPQVRDIREYMSALKEDKRKWKN; encoded by the coding sequence TTGAAGGAGTGGAATATGTTTGCTGAAATCCAAGGATACAAGTCCAAAGGACTGAATAAATCACAGGTAGCAAGGAGGCTGGAGATCGACTATAAAACAGTACATAAATATTGGGATATGACACCAGATGAATTTGCAAGCTTAAGACAAAGAACTGAATCTAGAGAAAGGAAGGTGGACAAATATAAGGACGAAGTCTTAGCATGGATTAGAGAACATAGGGATTTATCAAGTGCTCAAATATATGATTGGCTAGAGGAAAAATATCATGTGCTGGACTTTAAGGATAGAACTTTACGACTATATGTCAATCACTTAAGGGAAGAACATAAGCTCCCTAAAGTAGTTTCAGCAAGGCAATTTGAGGAGGTGGATGAGCTTCCTATGGGATATCAAGCACAGGTTGACCTGGGCCAAATATGGCTAGATAAACCTGACAAAACAAGAATCAAAGTATATTGCTTTGGTATGGTTTTATCCCATTCCAGACATAAATACATCTATTGGATAGACAAGCCCTTTACTACCCAGACATTCATTGAGGCCCATAATAAAGCCTTTGAATATTTTGGAGGAATGCCTAAGGAGGTTGTTTATGACCAGGACAGAGTCCTAGTGGTATCAGAAAATCATGGAGATATCATATACACAGAAGGATTTCAAAACTATATTAATTCCCTTAAGTTTAAAGTGTACCTTTGCAGGGGTTATGACCCACAGAGTAAAGGGAAAATTGAAGCCGTAGTGAAATATGCCAAGTATAATTTTGCAAAGAATAGAACATTTGTAGATATTGACTCATTTAATGATGATTCGCTGAAATGGTTAGAAAGAAGAGGTAATAAAAAAGTCCATGAAACAACAAAGAAGGTACCGGCAGAAGTGTTTGCCCTGGAAAAGGAACACTTAAAGCCAATACCCACTCTATTTGTAAACACAACTAATACAAATAGTTTAACCTATCTCGTTAGAAAAAACAATACAGTTTTTTACAAGCAAAATAGATACCAAGTCCCTACGGGAACCTATTCTCCAGGGAAAGAGGTTAAATTAATTATTAAGAAAGATACCATGGAAATTAAGAACCAAGATACAGAACAGTTAATTATTGAACATAAAATCAGTCAGGATAAAGGAAAATTAGTGAAAATAGAGCACTATGATAGGAATGAGAGTAAACACTGTACAAGTCATGAAATCTACAACAAAGTGTTAAAAAGCTTAGACCATACTGAAAAGGCTAATGAATTTGTTGATGTATTAAAAATAGAGAAGCCAAGACACTTTAAAGATCAATTTGCCCTAATAATGAATACAGTAAAAAACCAAGACAAATCAATTGTTCAAAGGGCATTAAGCTACTGTATTGAAAGGAAATTGTTTAGCGCAGGGCTCTTGAAGGATGCCATACAGTACTTAAAACTTGAAGAAAACAGACAACTAAATAAGAAGTACTTTAAAGCTGACATAACTACTCCTTCAAAATATCAGGATTTAAAGCCTCAAGTACGAGATATTAGAGAATACATGAGTGCCCTGAAGGAGGATAAAAGAAAATGGAAAAATTAG
- a CDS encoding copper amine oxidase N-terminal domain-containing protein, with translation MNIKKTKKIVIILSIFVLYSFYGNTYGISATSIKLNMKLPKAFHETNFDSDYHVNINKNDYVIKGSPFVFQDYTYIPVGDIAKIFHLNVNYNELDKSVLLSDNEKEIIITPKIHLYNEYGGAMIKSGNETVIKPGVDYILVNDRSYVPLRFITETFGFIVEYENNSKQIIIVGDRSSTIGVNNFSDEQQAIIDAISEYEAKSTVTGKIKGRDFGKQKRRIISNLLQ, from the coding sequence ATGAATATAAAAAAAACAAAAAAAATTGTAATAATTTTATCTATATTTGTTCTTTATTCCTTTTATGGAAATACATATGGCATATCAGCAACGTCTATTAAATTGAATATGAAATTACCTAAAGCCTTCCATGAGACAAATTTTGATTCAGATTATCACGTTAATATAAATAAAAATGATTATGTAATTAAGGGAAGTCCATTTGTTTTTCAAGATTATACTTATATACCAGTTGGAGATATAGCAAAAATTTTTCACCTTAATGTTAACTATAATGAGTTAGATAAATCAGTATTATTATCAGACAATGAAAAGGAAATCATCATAACTCCTAAAATACATTTATATAATGAATATGGGGGAGCAATGATAAAAAGTGGTAACGAAACAGTAATTAAGCCAGGAGTAGATTATATACTTGTAAATGATCGTAGCTATGTTCCTCTTCGTTTCATTACTGAAACTTTTGGTTTTATAGTAGAGTATGAAAATAACAGTAAACAAATCATTATAGTAGGCGATCGTTCATCAACTATTGGAGTTAATAATTTTTCTGACGAACAACAAGCTATTATAGATGCTATTTCAGAGTATGAGGCTAAATCAACTGTAACTGGTAAAATAAAAGGGAGAGATTTTGGCAAACAAAAACGGAGAATAATTTCCAATTTACTACAATAA
- a CDS encoding accessory gene regulator ArgB-like protein: MKIHSPIDIFAYRIYKEKLLSHDDIRKMKYAMKVIWNEGVKFIVLLLFFVVLDQLPSFLFSLSILLSIRVFSGGLHFQSGLLCFMVSLGFFSLAVLILPHFFPMTLHIAPILTLLSAIVIYYHSPKPSIFRPIFNKKRKRTLKYLSLFSTLLWFFLLFRFVLPNNQNFFECGIWTISLQAFQLSIGKNQPISE, encoded by the coding sequence ATGAAAATACATAGTCCTATTGATATTTTTGCTTATAGAATCTACAAGGAAAAGTTATTATCTCACGATGATATTCGTAAAATGAAATATGCCATGAAAGTGATTTGGAATGAAGGGGTAAAGTTTATAGTATTACTGTTATTTTTTGTAGTCTTAGACCAATTACCTTCGTTTTTATTTTCTTTAAGTATTCTACTATCTATTCGTGTATTTTCTGGTGGGTTACACTTTCAAAGTGGGTTGTTATGCTTTATGGTAAGTCTTGGATTTTTTTCCTTAGCTGTTTTAATTTTACCCCATTTCTTTCCCATGACACTCCACATTGCTCCTATACTGACACTACTTAGTGCTATCGTAATTTATTATCATTCTCCCAAGCCTTCTATCTTTCGGCCTATATTCAATAAAAAGAGAAAAAGGACTCTCAAATACTTATCCCTCTTCTCTACACTGCTATGGTTCTTTCTTCTATTTAGATTTGTTTTGCCAAATAATCAAAATTTTTTTGAATGTGGCATATGGACAATCTCTTTACAAGCATTTCAGTTATCAATAGGAAAAAATCAACCGATTTCAGAATAA
- a CDS encoding transposase, whose amino-acid sequence MKWAEFRTTKAGIKFHTKYDLGRGIPELVIVSNAKVHDKKKMEELMTEKNCIYVLDKAYVDYKKFDKFISDEKYFITRLEDNATVQEVETLDITYSQIKLLDEGASQQN is encoded by the coding sequence TTGAAATGGGCGGAGTTTAGAACTACAAAAGCAGGGATTAAATTTCATACAAAGTATGACTTAGGAAGAGGTATCCCTGAACTGGTGATTGTTTCAAATGCTAAGGTCCATGATAAAAAGAAAATGGAAGAACTAATGACCGAGAAAAACTGTATATATGTACTGGATAAAGCCTATGTGGACTATAAAAAGTTTGACAAATTCATCAGTGATGAAAAATATTTTATTACAAGATTGGAAGACAATGCAACAGTACAAGAAGTTGAAACTCTTGATATTACTTACTCCCAAATCAAGCTACTGGATGAAGGTGCAAGTCAACAAAACTGA
- a CDS encoding DUF4372 domain-containing protein, whose amino-acid sequence MVKNNYITIFEKLLDIIDWQKLKESTYLLDTNYYIAQNHLKALIYFHVAQLDSLRDIHDFMKSDSDLKELINGVSIGYLSNYNNDINFEVYVPLMNQIIATAMNKLPVNNRAAIFKPVKLIDSSTISMALSYFEMGGV is encoded by the coding sequence TTGGTTAAGAATAATTATATCACTATTTTCGAAAAATTATTAGACATCATTGATTGGCAAAAATTGAAAGAGTCTACTTATCTACTAGATACTAACTATTATATTGCTCAAAATCACTTAAAAGCGCTGATATACTTTCATGTAGCCCAACTAGATAGCTTAAGAGATATCCATGACTTCATGAAATCCGATTCAGACTTAAAGGAACTGATCAATGGTGTTAGCATCGGTTATTTGTCAAACTACAACAATGATATAAATTTTGAGGTATATGTCCCTTTAATGAATCAAATTATTGCTACAGCCATGAATAAATTACCTGTAAATAATAGAGCTGCAATATTTAAACCTGTGAAACTCATTGATTCTTCAACAATAAGTATGGCGCTATCTTACTTTGAAATGGGCGGAGTTTAG
- a CDS encoding AgrD family cyclic lactone autoinducer peptide has product MKNNHSIFKVVLFSFASMFVLASDMIALSGSIVLWGEPKCPKNLLK; this is encoded by the coding sequence ATGAAAAACAATCATTCAATATTTAAAGTTGTTTTATTCTCATTTGCATCTATGTTTGTTCTTGCTTCAGATATGATTGCTCTCTCTGGCTCAATCGTTCTTTGGGGAGAACCAAAGTGCCCTAAAAATTTACTAAAGTAA
- a CDS encoding sensor histidine kinase, whose protein sequence is MEWYQILMLSILEMVAIVAIWSGFNEKFNRYKIRSLCIVMGMSLMAAMFNVYDVNMDFIIHYIVLCTMVITLLKVPVKDTIIQFLIVLIIIFSIQFSLTYFLSTFRNTNTYSFVNGLIINTFTLLVSMIIYKLIMGSKVKQNYLKYSNYTISITINITGMVLLLIYMWEMNQNFVWNHIVYLLLAMVIWEALNIFFLYQSIRIKEQEKMIDIHEKYTPILKDMVDEVREMQHESKNHLNVLYGLVQIEDALKAKEEIAQYLEVLIEGMKSTDQLLNIKEPVLSAIIYSKKSLAEKQGIYFHVEFCGEIPVFPLVKYELVELLGNLLDNAIEAAEDSSSVENPKVFLTLGIEANYSMIEVKNTGGIIKQENIERIFERGFSTKKGKHRGYGLYHVKKIVDRYQGTIELSFDGDCTVLKILL, encoded by the coding sequence ATGGAATGGTACCAAATACTGATGCTTTCTATACTAGAGATGGTAGCTATAGTAGCGATATGGAGTGGATTCAATGAAAAATTTAATCGTTATAAAATAAGGAGCCTTTGTATCGTTATGGGGATGTCATTAATGGCAGCTATGTTTAATGTTTATGATGTTAATATGGACTTTATCATTCACTATATCGTATTATGTACGATGGTTATTACGTTACTTAAAGTCCCTGTCAAAGATACCATAATACAATTTTTAATTGTATTAATAATAATTTTCAGTATTCAATTTTCCCTTACTTACTTCCTATCAACTTTTAGAAATACTAACACCTATTCATTTGTTAACGGACTCATTATTAATACATTCACGCTCCTAGTCAGTATGATAATCTATAAGCTTATTATGGGAAGTAAGGTAAAACAAAACTATCTTAAATATAGTAACTATACGATCTCAATTACTATAAACATTACTGGAATGGTTTTGTTATTGATATACATGTGGGAAATGAATCAAAACTTTGTATGGAATCACATAGTCTATCTATTATTGGCAATGGTTATATGGGAAGCCTTAAATATCTTTTTTTTATATCAGTCAATACGAATTAAAGAGCAAGAAAAAATGATAGATATTCATGAAAAATATACACCTATTTTAAAGGATATGGTAGATGAAGTAAGGGAGATGCAACATGAATCTAAAAACCATCTCAATGTCCTTTATGGATTGGTGCAAATAGAAGATGCACTAAAGGCTAAAGAAGAAATTGCACAATATTTAGAAGTGTTAATCGAAGGGATGAAGTCTACCGATCAACTATTGAATATAAAGGAACCGGTACTAAGCGCAATTATTTATAGTAAAAAATCCTTGGCAGAAAAACAAGGTATCTACTTTCATGTTGAATTTTGTGGTGAGATACCAGTGTTTCCACTAGTAAAATACGAGCTTGTTGAATTGTTGGGTAATTTATTGGACAATGCAATTGAGGCAGCTGAAGACAGTAGTAGTGTTGAAAATCCTAAAGTCTTTTTAACACTTGGAATAGAAGCAAATTATAGTATGATAGAAGTGAAAAATACAGGAGGCATAATCAAACAAGAAAATATTGAGCGTATATTTGAAAGAGGTTTTTCTACCAAAAAAGGAAAGCATAGGGGCTATGGGCTGTATCATGTTAAAAAGATTGTGGATCGTTATCAGGGAACCATAGAGCTTTCCTTTGATGGAGACTGCACAGTACTTAAGATATTACTTTAG
- a CDS encoding LytR/AlgR family response regulator transcription factor: MLNILVVEDNQVERKNLIRMLKCLNKNLNIFQATTGEDAIKIVNEERISLFFLDIELPDFSGLKIAEKIRSMPQYELTYIVFITTHVYYQLEAFKKYHCYDFIEKPYKQEQVSKIFDRLIRGVIQNSNTNQAIRFEIKSCILKVFIRDILFIESQGKKCMVYTKSDQYTIPNMTMKQVLEKVAAYQFMQTHKSYIINLENIYRIEKHEKNAWPVYFKEYPLVAYISHKYRDIFLEQYLG; encoded by the coding sequence ATGTTAAATATTCTTGTTGTTGAAGATAATCAGGTTGAAAGAAAAAACTTAATTAGAATGCTCAAGTGTTTAAACAAAAATCTCAACATATTTCAAGCCACTACAGGAGAAGATGCCATAAAAATAGTAAACGAAGAAAGAATTTCATTGTTTTTTTTAGATATTGAACTTCCTGATTTTTCAGGTTTGAAAATTGCAGAGAAGATTCGGTCTATGCCTCAATATGAATTAACTTATATTGTCTTTATTACGACTCATGTTTATTATCAACTTGAAGCTTTTAAAAAATATCACTGCTATGATTTTATAGAAAAACCATATAAGCAAGAACAGGTATCAAAAATTTTTGATCGTTTAATAAGAGGTGTTATACAGAACAGTAATACTAATCAAGCAATACGATTTGAAATAAAAAGCTGTATTTTAAAAGTTTTCATAAGAGATATTTTGTTTATTGAATCTCAAGGAAAAAAATGTATGGTTTATACAAAGAGTGATCAGTATACGATTCCTAATATGACAATGAAGCAAGTATTAGAGAAAGTAGCAGCCTATCAATTTATGCAAACCCATAAATCTTATATCATTAATCTGGAGAATATCTACCGAATAGAGAAACATGAAAAAAATGCTTGGCCTGTGTACTTTAAGGAGTACCCTTTAGTCGCTTATATCAGCCATAAATATAGAGACATTTTTTTAGAACAATACTTAGGATAA
- the whiA gene encoding DNA-binding protein WhiA has product MSYSSNTKNELARIEGEQSCCVRAELAALIRMSGTLQLVGSQKLNIKVTTENPAIARRLFKIIKKQYNIHAEVMIRRNARLKKNNYYLLVITHSMGSSEVLADLGIMKKVDDSFDITYRIPQELTQNRCCKRAYLRGAFLGGGSVSDPEKTYHLEFVTHHKELSEGLRDLINSFDLNAKVVERKGNYVVYLKEGDQVVDLLNIVGAHSALLDLENIRVYKEMRNNVNRIVNCETANLSKTVDASIRQIQNIQYIEGSIGINRLPDNLREVAELRVEYQDATLKELGEMINPPIGKSGVNHRLRKLDQIADRERGKSI; this is encoded by the coding sequence ATGTCATATTCTTCAAACACAAAAAATGAATTAGCTCGTATTGAGGGTGAACAGTCGTGCTGTGTGAGAGCAGAGCTAGCGGCGTTAATTCGAATGAGTGGTACTTTGCAATTAGTCGGATCGCAGAAATTAAATATCAAAGTGACAACTGAAAATCCAGCCATTGCCAGAAGGTTATTCAAAATTATCAAAAAACAGTATAATATTCATGCAGAGGTCATGATTCGACGAAATGCTCGTTTAAAAAAGAATAACTATTATTTACTCGTAATCACACACTCCATGGGAAGTAGTGAAGTTCTTGCGGATTTAGGGATTATGAAAAAAGTTGATGACTCCTTTGATATTACTTATCGTATACCACAGGAATTGACGCAAAACAGATGCTGTAAACGAGCATATTTAAGAGGGGCCTTTCTAGGGGGAGGTTCAGTAAGTGATCCGGAAAAAACCTATCATTTAGAATTTGTAACACATCACAAAGAGCTAAGTGAAGGATTAAGGGATTTAATTAATAGTTTTGACCTGAATGCAAAGGTAGTAGAAAGAAAAGGAAATTATGTGGTTTACCTAAAAGAAGGAGACCAAGTGGTGGACCTATTAAATATTGTTGGAGCCCATAGTGCTTTGCTAGATCTAGAAAACATCCGTGTCTATAAAGAAATGCGGAACAATGTTAATCGGATTGTCAACTGTGAGACAGCAAATTTAAGTAAAACAGTGGATGCATCCATAAGGCAAATTCAAAACATTCAATATATCGAAGGATCCATAGGCATAAATCGCTTGCCTGACAACTTAAGAGAGGTTGCAGAGCTAAGGGTCGAATATCAAGATGCAACATTAAAAGAGCTTGGGGAGATGATAAATCCTCCCATAGGAAAATCAGGTGTCAATCATCGACTGCGTAAATTAGATCAAATTGCAGATCGGGAAAGAGGGAAATCAATATAA
- a CDS encoding DUF1540 domain-containing protein, protein MNQHPSMEVMCHVNNCKFNEANYCFAPKIEVNAQSGDQASSSTETVCTTFKPQ, encoded by the coding sequence ATGAATCAACATCCAAGCATGGAAGTTATGTGTCATGTAAATAATTGTAAATTCAATGAAGCAAATTATTGCTTTGCTCCTAAAATTGAGGTAAACGCGCAGTCTGGTGACCAAGCAAGCTCTTCTACTGAAACGGTATGTACAACGTTTAAACCTCAGTAA
- a CDS encoding NUDIX hydrolase codes for MRQEISAGGVVVFGNAILLLKKYNGDWVLPKGKVENHESFQQAAVREVHEEAGVKVEVIQYINKIHYTFKNSWEDNDLINKTVHWFLMQSRTIACIPQKEEGFIDAKFIHMDRCIELAKYDDEKQIIEKAIHLFRKTSQR; via the coding sequence GTGCGGCAAGAAATCAGTGCCGGCGGTGTGGTAGTTTTTGGTAATGCTATACTGCTACTAAAAAAATATAATGGAGATTGGGTTTTACCAAAGGGGAAGGTGGAAAATCACGAAAGTTTTCAACAGGCAGCTGTTCGTGAGGTCCATGAAGAAGCAGGTGTTAAGGTGGAAGTGATACAATACATTAATAAAATTCATTATACCTTCAAAAATAGTTGGGAAGATAATGATTTGATTAATAAAACTGTCCATTGGTTCTTAATGCAGTCTAGGACAATCGCTTGTATTCCACAAAAAGAAGAAGGCTTTATTGATGCTAAATTCATTCACATGGATCGCTGCATCGAATTGGCAAAGTACGATGATGAAAAACAAATTATTGAAAAAGCAATTCATCTATTTAGAAAGACCTCACAAAGGTAG
- a CDS encoding gluconeogenesis factor YvcK family protein, with translation MNLLDWLKPGLQVKRWMTIGIVGILLFASAIAGFVVDIGVELRGWIAILIGGVGVFFVIYSIRSGLASLLRLMDIPNPMTGRMDRSKINKKLHDQRILNRGPKIVVIGGGTGLSVLLRGLKCFTSNITAIVTVGDDGGGSGKLREDLGMLPPGDIRNCILALADMEPTMEKLLQYRFQEGALKGQSFGNLLIAAMNGISENFEDAIKKISEVLAVTGNVLPVTLEDMTLYAKLENGSVIKGESDIPLKSIEQQSAIEQIFIKPKGARALKEAIEAIEQADAIILGPGSLYTSVVPNLLVKEIGETLKNASGLRFYIPNLMTQPGETDDYSLIEHINAVISHCNGLELDYVIANKEGISGFIQEKYYSEGAKFVKVTEVDRQQLKKMNIKLIERDLVDIKKDYVRHDAITLSKIIVDRVLQEKLATDRNRILDYFYIREAIKRNDN, from the coding sequence ATGAATTTATTAGATTGGCTTAAGCCTGGGCTACAGGTCAAACGTTGGATGACAATTGGCATCGTAGGTATTCTCCTCTTTGCAAGTGCCATTGCCGGTTTTGTTGTTGACATTGGAGTTGAACTGAGGGGATGGATTGCTATTCTCATAGGAGGAGTAGGAGTCTTTTTTGTCATTTATTCTATTCGAAGTGGACTGGCCTCCCTGCTACGGTTGATGGATATTCCTAATCCTATGACAGGGAGGATGGACAGATCTAAGATTAACAAAAAGCTTCATGACCAACGGATTTTAAACAGAGGACCTAAGATTGTGGTAATCGGCGGGGGAACTGGGCTTTCTGTTCTCTTAAGAGGATTAAAGTGTTTTACCTCAAATATTACTGCCATCGTAACAGTTGGAGATGATGGGGGGGGATCGGGAAAACTAAGAGAAGACTTAGGAATGCTCCCTCCTGGGGATATCCGAAATTGTATTTTAGCCCTTGCAGATATGGAGCCTACCATGGAAAAGCTATTACAATATCGATTTCAAGAGGGCGCGCTGAAAGGACAAAGTTTTGGGAACTTATTGATTGCTGCAATGAATGGAATCAGTGAAAATTTTGAAGATGCCATCAAAAAAATCAGTGAAGTGTTAGCTGTAACAGGAAATGTACTTCCAGTTACACTAGAGGATATGACACTGTATGCTAAATTAGAAAATGGTTCGGTTATTAAAGGAGAGTCTGATATCCCCTTAAAAAGTATAGAGCAGCAAAGTGCCATAGAACAGATTTTTATTAAGCCCAAGGGTGCAAGAGCATTGAAGGAAGCAATAGAAGCTATCGAACAAGCTGATGCCATTATTTTAGGGCCTGGAAGTCTCTACACCAGCGTCGTGCCCAACTTGTTAGTTAAAGAAATAGGAGAAACACTGAAAAATGCTTCTGGTCTTAGGTTTTATATACCTAATTTAATGACACAACCTGGTGAAACCGATGATTATTCTTTAATAGAGCACATCAATGCAGTGATTAGCCATTGCAATGGACTGGAATTAGACTATGTCATTGCCAATAAAGAAGGTATCAGTGGATTCATTCAAGAGAAGTACTATTCAGAAGGAGCGAAATTCGTTAAAGTTACTGAAGTGGATCGCCAACAATTAAAGAAAATGAACATAAAATTGATTGAGCGGGATCTAGTGGATATTAAGAAGGATTACGTGAGACATGATGCCATTACCCTATCGAAAATAATTGTTGATCGGGTGCTTCAAGAAAAGCTAGCCACAGATCGTAATCGCATATTAGATTACTTCTACATTCGAGAAGCCATTAAACGCAATGATAACTAG
- the rapZ gene encoding RNase adapter RapZ translates to MKFVIITGLSGAGKSQTVKSMEDFGFYCVDNLPPALIPKFAELCHQSQGVISRAALVIDIRGGMFFDDLFESLKELEHLGHQYEILFLDADDEVLMKRFKETRRSHPLNVDGSIENGITRERELLQELKDRASHIIHTTKLIPAQLKEELRNIYVEGNQMNNLMISIASFGFKHGIPLDSDLVFDVRFLPNPFYIEELKDFTGNDVKVRNYVMNSPISVEFSNKLHDIVSFLIPHYVQEGKNQLVISIGCTGGRHRSVTIAHVLYHQLKDKGHRVTLSHRDSGETRERKKES, encoded by the coding sequence ATGAAATTTGTCATTATTACAGGATTGTCAGGGGCGGGAAAGAGCCAAACTGTCAAAAGTATGGAGGATTTTGGTTTTTATTGTGTGGACAATTTACCCCCGGCTTTAATACCAAAATTTGCTGAACTGTGTCATCAATCCCAAGGTGTGATCAGTCGAGCTGCCCTTGTGATTGACATTCGTGGGGGGATGTTTTTTGATGACTTATTTGAAAGCTTAAAGGAGCTTGAACATTTAGGGCATCAATATGAAATTTTGTTCTTAGATGCTGATGATGAAGTATTGATGAAGCGATTCAAAGAAACCAGAAGAAGTCACCCATTAAATGTTGATGGATCCATTGAAAATGGTATTACTCGAGAAAGAGAGTTGCTTCAAGAATTAAAAGACCGCGCTAGCCACATTATCCACACAACGAAGCTCATACCAGCTCAGTTAAAGGAAGAGTTAAGAAATATTTATGTAGAAGGTAATCAAATGAATAACCTAATGATCTCCATTGCATCCTTTGGCTTTAAACATGGTATCCCTTTGGATTCTGATTTAGTATTTGATGTGCGTTTTTTACCAAACCCCTTTTATATTGAAGAACTAAAGGATTTTACAGGAAATGATGTGAAAGTAAGAAATTATGTCATGAATTCTCCAATAAGTGTAGAATTTTCCAATAAGCTCCATGACATAGTGAGCTTTTTAATTCCACACTATGTTCAAGAAGGCAAAAATCAATTGGTCATCTCCATAGGGTGTACCGGTGGGAGACACCGCTCTGTCACAATTGCCCATGTACTTTATCATCAGTTAAAGGATAAAGGACATCGGGTTACCTTAAGTCATCGCGATTCTGGAGAGACTAGAGAGAGGAAAAAAGAGTCCTAA